From Salarias fasciatus chromosome 12, fSalaFa1.1, whole genome shotgun sequence, the proteins below share one genomic window:
- the egflam gene encoding pikachurin isoform X1 → MSPWRGDEPRVYDLTCDDTVCPPDSFCLSDFENGGSRCHCNLGRKGDTCSEAVAVTFPRFYGYSHMTFEPLKNSYQTFQITLEFKAESEDGLLLYCGENEHARGDFTSLALVRGKLHYRFNCGTGAAQIVSESRIAVGQWHTVTVFRDGMSGWLRMDNDNPISGRSQGQYTKITFRSPLYVGGSPSTYWLVRATGTNRGFVGCIQSLTVNGKATDIRPWPLGRALSGADIGECSDSVCDLVTCTNGGVCFANRADGFICLCPLGFRGTLCEESFSLSSPLFNETVFSYAVSPWPQSSQSYLSFMEFEVTFRPSMPDGVLLYSDDAGSGDFLAINLVDRYVEFRFDCGSGGAVIRSEEQIGLDSWHELRVSRTAKSGILQVDSQRPVEGIAEGAFTQINCSSPLYIGGVPEYDKTKRTAGVTKPFTGIIQKLLLNDHTIPITPGSAGGVNVANSEHPCVESPCANGGTCRPKWDGYECDCPLGYDGRHCQKAVTEAIEIPQFIGRSYLTYDNRDILKRVSGSRNNLFMRFKSTAKDGLLLWRGDSPMRPNSDFLSMGLQDGALIFSYNLGSGVADIVVNGTFSDGKWHRVKAVRDGQSGKLTVDDYGAKTGRSPGMMRQLNINGPLYVGGMKEIALHTNRQYMGGLVGCVSHFTLSTDYHLALVEDAADGKNINTCSN, encoded by the exons ATGTCTCCCTGGAGAGGAGACGAGCCCCGCGTGTACGACTTGACCTGTGACGACACCGTGTGCCCGCCGGACAGCTTCTGTCTGAGCGACTTCGAGAACGGCGGCTCGCGCTGCCACTGCAACCTTGGACGGAAAGGCGACACCTGCTCAGAGG CGGTGGCAGTGACATTTCCCAGGTTCTACGGCTACTCTCACATGACCTTTGAACCCTTGAAAAACTCTTACCAGACCTTCCAGATCACTTTGGAGTTTAAA GCAGAGTCTGAAGACGGGCTGCTTCTGTACTGCGGAGAGAACGAACACGCCCGCGGAGACTTCAcctctctggctctggttcGGGGAAAACTTCACTACAG GTTTAATTGTGGTACAGGAGCTGCTCAGATAGTCAGTGAGAGTCGTATTGCTGTTGGTCAGTGGCACACAGTCACTGTATTCAGAGACGGGATGAGCGGCTGGCTGCGCATGGACAACGACAACCCCATATCTGGACGCTCTCAA GGCCAATACACAAAGATCACTTTCCGCTCGCCGCTGTACGTGGGAGGATCCCCGAGCACTTACTGGCTGGTCAGGGCGACCGGGACAAACCGCGGCTTTGTGGGCTGCATTCAGAGTCTGACCGTCAACGGCAAGGCGACAGACATCAGACCCTGGCCGCTGGGCAGAGCTCTGAGCGGGGCGGATATCG GCGAGTGCAGCGACAGTGTGTGCGACCTGGTCACCTGCACCAACGGCGGAGTCTGCTTCGCAAACCGGGCCGACGGCTTCATCTGCCTCTGCCCACTCGGCTTCAGGGGGACACTTTGTGAAGAAA GTTTCTCACTGTCTTCACCGCTCTTTAATGAAACCGTGTTTTCGTACGCTGTCTCCCCGTGGCCGCAGTCCTCGCAAAGCTATTTGTCCTTCATGGAGTTTGAAGTGACGTTTCGCCCCTCGATGCCCGACGGGGTGCTGCTGTACAGCGACGACGCGGGAAGCGGAGACTTCCTGGCGATAAACCTGGTGGACAGATATGTGGAATTCAGGTTTGACTGCGGCTCTGGAGGAGCCGTCATAAG GAGTGAAGAGCAGATCGGTTTGGACTCGTGGCACGAGCTCCGAGTGTCCCGTACGGCCAAGAGCGGCATCCTGCAGGTGGACAGTCAGCGGCCAGTGGAGGGAATCGCTGAG GGCGCTTTCACTCAGATCAATTGCAGCTCTCCTCTCTACATTGGCGGAGTGCCAGAATATGATAAAACTAAGAGGACGGCTGGCGTCACGAAGCCCTTCACAGGAATCATTCAGAAG ctgctgctcaatGATCACACCATCCCAATAACACCTGGATCTGCTGGTGGAGTTAATGTGGCAAACTCTGAACACCCCTGTGTGGAAAGTCCCTGTGCCAATGGAGGCACGTGCAGGCCTAAATGGGATGGATATGAGTGTGACTGCCCCCTAGGGTATGATGGCAGGCACTGCCAGAAAG CTGTGACTGAAGCCATTGAAATCCCACAGTTCATTGGCCGAAGTTACCTGACCTATGATAACAGAGATATCCTGAAAAG AGTTTCCGGGTCCAGAAACAATCTCTTCATGCGTTTTAAGAGCACGGCCAAAGACGGTTTGCTCCTGTGGCGAGGAGACAGCCCCATGAGACCCAACAGCGACTTCCTCTCCATGGGTCTTCAGGATGGTGCGCTCATCTTCAG TTATAACCTGGGGAGCGGCGTGGCTGACATTGTTGTTAACGGGACTTTTAGCGATGGGAAGTGGCACAGAGTGAAAGCCGTGAG GGACGGCCAGTCGGGGAAGCTGACAGTGGACGATTACGGAGCGAAGACGGGCAGGTCGCCTGGCATGATGAGACAGCTCAACATCAACGGACCCCTATATGTTG GCGGCATGAAAGAAATAGCTCTTCACACAAACCGACAGTACATGGGAGGCCTggtgggctgcgtgtcgcactTCACGCTCTCCACTGACTATCACTTAGCGCTGGTGGAAGACGCAGCCGACGGCAAGAACATTAACACCTGTtccaactag